One segment of Carassius auratus strain Wakin unplaced genomic scaffold, ASM336829v1 scaf_tig00037076, whole genome shotgun sequence DNA contains the following:
- the LOC113082893 gene encoding vitelline membrane outer layer protein 1-like, whose product MHHFIFMMFSLLLITGLQVSIQTGEKRVERSIDRNYKLELTVPNGGGWGSWGQREMCPAGTYAAGFSLKVEAPIDGDDTALNGIRLHCIASKASSNSFRSYSTVQSDVGSWGQWTDIKWCPSGFLTAFQLRVERSQGDGDDTAANNIIFRCSEGYLQGGGTNWGDWGSWSQQCGGKGICGLKTRIEPPQGRGDDTALNDMTMFCCD is encoded by the exons ATGCATCACttcatttttatgatgttttcaCTGCTACTCATTACTGGGCTGCAGGTGAGCATTCAGACTGGAGAAAAACGTGTTGAGCGAAGCATcgacagaaattataaattggaGCTGACTGTGCCGAATGGAGGGGGCTGGGGGTCTTGGGGTCAGAGGGAAATGTGTCCAGCCGGAACGTACGCCGCAGGATTCAGTCTAAAG gtgGAAGCACCTATTGATGGTGATGACACTGCACTCAATGGGATCCGTCTTCACTGCATTGCGTCTAAAGCCTCATCAAACTCGTTTCGCAGCTACTCCACAGTTCAGTCAGACGTAGGCAG ctggGGTCAATGGACAGATATCAAATGGTGTCCTTCTGGATTCTTGACTGCGTTTCAGCTGAGAGTCGAACGCTCTCAAGGAGATGGTGACGATACGGCCGCAAACAACATCAT ATTCAGATGCAGTGAAGGGTATTTACAGGGTGGCGGCACAAACTGGGGCGACTGGGGCTCCTGGAGTCAACAATGTGGAGGAAAAGGGATTTGTGGTCTCAAGACACGGATTGAACCGCCTCAAGGACGAGGAGATGACACCGCTCTCAATGACATGACCATGTTCTGCTGTGATTAA